A region of the Deinococcus multiflagellatus genome:
GAAACCCCCGGTGTACGAGTACACGTCCAGAAAGCCCGCGCCGGGGCGCACCAGCGCGCGCATCAGGCGGCGGTTGTCGCGCTGGTCCAGAAAAAAGCCGGTCTTCTGCGCGTCCATCGGGGCAAAGTGCAGCGTCAGGTCGTCCTCGAAAAACTCCACCCGCGCCGGCACCTCGCCCCACAGGGTCCCGGTCACGAGGTCCAGGCCCTCCTTGCGGCGCTCGCCGGTGTCGCTGCGTTCATAGGCGCTCTGGGCCCCGGTTTCCTCTTTCAGGGCGCGCACGATCAGCTCGCGGTGGCGCTCCACCCCGGCGTTGCGCAGCTGCACGCCCAGCACGCTGCCAAACTGGTCGGCCACCACGCCGGGCAGGCCGTCGGCTTCGGCGTGCAGCACGCGCAGGGCGTCCGTGCCCACAATGCGTCCGGCGCGGCGGGCCAGGGCGGCTCTCACGCGGGCGCGGTAGAACTTCAGGTCCACGTCCTCGTCCTGCCACGTCAGCAGGCGCAGGGGCGTGGCGCCCTGGGGATTGAAATACCCGCGCGCAATGACCTTGGCACTGTCGGGGCCGCGCACGTTGACGACCTCACCGGGGGCCAGACCGTCGTCGGCGTGGGCAATGTCGCCGCTGTGGCCGAACGGATAGCGCCCGGCAATGCGGCGCACCGCCTGGGGCTTGAGGGTGACGGTGGGGGACTTCTTCACCTGCGCAGGGTAGCAAAGCCGCCTGCCCGCCTTTGCTACCCTGCCCGGCATGAGCGAACAGACCTTGACCGGCCGCACAGTGGCCGTGACCGGCGCCAGCAAAGGCATTGGGCGGGCCGTGGTGCAGGCCCTGACCGGGCAGGGCGCGCGCGTGCTGGGCGGCGCCCGCGACGTGACAGGCCTGACCGAACCCGGCGCCGAGTTCCTGCCCCTGGACGTGACCGACCCCGCCAGCGTGCAGGCCTTTGCCGCCCGCGCCCGCGAACTGGGCGCGGGCGCCCTGGTGAACAACGCCGGCGTGGGCAGCTTTGTGCCGGTGCAGGACATCACCCCGGAGGAATACCGCCGCGTGATGGACACCAACGTGCTGGGCACCATCCTGACCACTGGCGCGCTGATTGAGCACTTTCAGGCGCGCCACGCACAGGGCCTGGGCAGTCAGGTGGTGAACGTGACCAGCGACGTGTCGGGGCGCACCTTTGCGAACGGGGCCCTCTACACCGCCAGCAAGTTCGCCCAGCGCGCCGTGACCCACGCCCTGGCCTACGAGGGCCAGAGCTACGGCCTGCGCGTGACCGAGATTCGCCCCGGCATGGTGGACACATACTTTGGCGATACCCAGCAGGGCGAAGCCTACAAGGCCGCGTGGCTGCGCCCGGAGGACGTGGCCCAGGCGGTGGTCTATGCCCTGAGCGCCCCGGCCCACCTGCGGGTGGACGAGGTGCTGCTACACCCCACCGTGCAGGAGGTGGCCTACCCGTGAGGGGCCGACTGCCCCGTCTGGCGGGCGCCCTGCTGAGCTTGAGCCTGCTGGGCGCCTGCGGCCTGATTCCCACCCCGCGCGTGGATGTGGACGACGCCAGCCTCACCCTGCCCGCCAGTGGCCCCCTGACAGACAAGGTGGTGTACCTGGAGCGCGACGCCCTGGCGGGCAACCGCATTCCGGCGGCGCTGCAGCAGGTCACGCTGGACGGCCAAGCCACCTACCGCACCACTGGCCTGGGCACCCTGCGCGAGGCCGAACTGTACGTGCGCCCGGCCCTCTCGGCCCTGCCGGCCACCTGCACGGTGTCACCCGCCACACCTGCGGCGCCGCGCATGGTGCTGTGCGACGCAGCCTTTGAAAGCGCCCAGCGAATTGGCCGCCTGAGCCTGCAGCCTGGGCAGGCGCGACCCTTTACGCTGGGCGGCCCGGCGCTGGATGAGGCCGCGAAGACCGGCCACGGCTACTTTGGTCTGCGCTTTACCGGGGGCCAGAGTGCCTTTGGCGACACCCTGAACCTCAGCAACGTCACGGCGCGGGCGCGGCTGTAAGGGAGGGGTTGGCGGCCATTCTGAGCCGCAGTGGGGCATCCCGGGAAGAACTGGGGCGCCCCATTCCAGTGAGGTGGTGAGCCTTGTCCCTCCCACAGCGTCAGGCCCTTTTCCCAAGAGGTCGGCCCATCTTTTAAGCGAGGCAGGGCATACGAGAAGCGTCGTCTAAGACGCTTGGCCCACTTATCCCCTTCCCAACCTCTGGGGCGCGGCTCTGCGAGTCCATCGCAAGGTGGGAAAACACGGTGCTCTCCGGGCCGCTCCACGCGAAACCACGGAAACGGGCCGCACTCCTGTTTTTCCCAAAGGATCAGCTGGCAGCCGCCCAAGCGTCCCACCTCTGCCCCGTTTCTTCACCGCCTTCGAGCCTGGACCCCAGCCCCCACTTGGCGCACCCCGGCGCCCCCGTCAGAAGGTGCGCCGCGCCCTCTTATGCGCGTGGCGCTGCCGTAGCCTGAAGGGGTGCCCACCACCCTGCGCCGAGTCCTGGCGGCGGCCCTGCTGACCCTGAGCGTTGCCCAGGCCAGCCCCGCCACTGATCTGTTCCGCGCCGCCACCGACAGCGTGCGCCAGCGGTATTTCGGCTGGTCCACCGCCAACCTGGACGACCTGAGCCGCACCTACGCCGCGCAGCTGGACACCCTCTGCGCGCCGCAGGGCGACAGCTGCTCCTACGACACCGGCCGGGCGGTGCTGACCGAACTGTTCACGGCGTATGGCGACCCGCACACCAACGTCCGCGACCCCGAAGCCGCCGAGCGCCTGCGCGAGATCCAGCGCGGCGCGGCGGTGTTCCGCACGGGCGCGCGCCTCAGCCGTATAGAGGGTGGACTGCTGGTGGTCGCGGTGATGCCGCGCAGCCCCGCCGAGCGCGCGGGCCTGCGCCTGTTTGACCTGATCACCACCGTGAACGGCGAGGCGGCGGGCAAGCGGGACGGCCAGAACGCCCCCGTGGGCCCAACCGAATTCGTGCGCCTGGAACGGGCCGGCGCGCCCATTGCGGTGACGGTGCGCCGCGCCGGGCAGCCCGAGCAGACCCTCACCCTGGACACCGAACGCCTGCAGGCCCGCGACGAACCCACCCTGAGCTGGACGGGGACAGATGGCCGCGTGGCGCTGATCACCTATCCCAGCTTCCTGCCCGCCGACGCCGCCGAACTGTTTCTGGCCCGGGTGCGCGACGCCCAGCGGCAGGGGGCACGCGCCCTGATCGTGGACCTGCGCTACAACGGCGGGGGCAGCCTGCCCGAGTGCGTGGCGGCGGCCAGCGTCTTTGGGCCAGTGGAGTACCGCACCCGCTATCAGGTGGGAGGCTGGGTGTACGCGGGCCGGGGCGGGGAGGAAGCCCGGCCTGGGGACCGCCAGCGGCCCGGCGGGGCGGTCTGGTCCGGGCCGGCCGCCGTGCTGGTGGGCCCGGGTACGGCGTCGTGCGCCGAGGTGTTCACCTTTTACGCTCAGCGCGCAGGTGTCCTGGCGGTGGGCGAACCCACCAAGGGCGTGGGCAACAGCGGCGTGATCTTCCGCGACCTGCCCGACGGCGGCGTGGTGGCCGTGACCATCCTGCGCGCGTACGGTCCGGATGACCGCCCCTTGCCCGAGCGCGTGCAGCCCGACCTGCTGGCCCCCACCGACCTGCAGCGCCTGACCCAGACCGGCCAGGACAGCACCCTGGACGCCGCGCTGGGCGCCCTGGACGCGCAGGGGCAGACCCCGGGCCGGTAAAAATGAGGGGAGAGAGGCTGGGCGAGCCAGGGGGCCCCGGGCCCACGAGCCAAGGCCCGCGCCAGTAGCCCCTCGCTCTTAGCGCACCCAGCGCCGCATCAGGGTCACGAGGCGGCCTGGGGTGACGTTGCGGTATTCCAGGTCGTTCACGCGCACCAGCGGCGCGTCCTCGGGGCGGGCGAGGCCGCCGCACTGCGAGAGCACCAGTTCCACGTTACCGTCGGCGGTGACCATGCCGGGGCTGATGCGCAGCGCGGTCCAGACGGCGTCCAGCAGTTCTTCACGCTGATCAATGCTGAGGTGTTCGGTACAGATTTCCAGGCGGGTGACGGGCAAAACGTGGGCCTCTCCTTCAGGCGGGCCCATGCTAGCCCATGACTGGCCTGCCGTGGGCACGGGTGCCCCCAGCGCCACGGCAAAAGCCCCCGCCAGAGTAGCGGGGACCGGGGACAACGCGGGTGTGCGGTTCAGTGGGCGTCGGGGTGGCGGCCTGTTTCGTGCAGGGCCACCGCCTTGCCCCGGCGCACGCGCAGGTTCAGCAGCTCCACGGCGATGGCAAAGCCCATAGCAAAGTAGGTGTAGCCCTTGGGAATCTTGAACCCAAAGCCGTCGGCGATCAGGTTCACGCCGATGAGCAGCAGGAAGGCCAGGGCCAGCATCTTCACCGTGGGGTGGGCCTGCACAAAGTCGCCAATGGGGCGCGCCGCCACCAGCATGATCAGCACGGTGACCACCACGGCCGCCACCATCACGCCGAGGTCGTCGGCCATGCCCACAGCCGTGATCACGCTGTCGAGGCTGAACACGATGTCCAGCAGCATGATCTGCCCGATGATCGCCGCAAAGTTGGCGCCGGCCACCCGCCCGGCCGTGGGGCCTTCATGGTGGGCGCCGGGGCCCTCAAGCTGCTCGTGCATTTCCTTGACGGCCTTGTAGAGCAAGAAGAGGCCGCCGAAAATCAGGATCAGGTCACGCCCGGAAAAGCCCATGCCCAGCAGCGTGAACAGCTCTGCTTTCAGGCTGTAGATCCAGCTGATGGAAAACAGCAGGGCCAGGCGCATCAGCATGGCGGCCAGCAGGCCGATGGTGCGGGCGCGCTGCTGCTGATCCGGGGGCAGCTTGCCCGCCAGAATCGAGATGAAAATAACGTTGTCGATGCCCAGCACGACTTCGAGCAAGAGCAGCGTGCCGAAAGCCAGCCACGCTTCCGGCTGGGTGATCCACCCAAACAGTGATTCCATGTTGTGTCACTCCACGAAACGAAAAAGCGGACGCTGCCACGCACGTCCAGGATGCCGCTGGGGGAGGAAAAACCCGAAACCGCGCCCGTGCGGCGCGCCAGGGCCCATGTTCCCGGACCACACCGGCCCGTTCATGAGGATTGGATGAAGGTAGTTTTATCGCAGCTGAGTCAAGCTCACCCGCGCTGGCCTAACGGCGGGCCGCGCCATCTAGAAATATCGCCAGCAGCGCGCGCGCGGTGCCCTGGGGATCGGCGGGGGGGGTGCCAGTGACCAGCGGGTAGGTCAGGGCCAGAAAGGCGCGGGTGAGAAGCGCAGGGGGCACATCGGCGCGCAGTTCCCCACGCGCCGAGGCCGCCTCGAACAGTGCGGTCAGGCCGCCCACCCACACCTGACGGTAATGCTGCTCGAAGGCGGCGCGGCGCTCGGGGCTGACATGGCGCAGTTCGCCGGCCAGTTGCAGGCCCACGCGCTGCTCCGGGGCGCTGGCCAGCAGTTCGTAGACCAGGGTGTCCAGTTGCAGGCGAATGCCCACCTGGGCCTCGGCGGACTGCACCAGCCGGCTCAGGCCTGCCAGGGTGCCTTCCAGCATCGCCAGGAACAGGGCTTCCTTGTCGGCGTAGTGGTGGTACAGGGCCGGCTTGGTGACGCCCACGGCCTCGGCCACCTCGCGCATGCTGACCCCGTGGTAGCCGCTTTGCACAAACAGCCGCGCGGCTTCCTGCTGAATGCGGGCGCGGGTGGTGTCGGGCGCGGCGGGAACAGACAGGGGCGGCACGGTCATCGCCCCTCATGATACGCGCTGCTGACACCCGCGCCGGCCGGGCCGCGCCCAGCGCCTGCGCAACGTGACACTTTGGACTCGCGGTCTAGACAGAACCCTGACAATCCTTTATAGAATCAAAGACGCACCACAACACACCGCTGCACCACAAGGAGTCCGTTATGCGTAGAACCCTGGTTCCCGCCGTCGTCCTCTCTTCCGTTCTTGCTGCCTGCGGTCAAACCACGCCTGGAGTTCAGGGCGCGGCGGACAGTGCGGTCGCCGCCTACGCGGCCCGCCCCGAGTTGCAGGACGCCGGCAGTCAGGCCATCCTGGCGCGCTACGGCAACGACCCCGGCCTGCTGGCCTCGTTGCAGGAAGCCTACGGCGAGCGCCCCGCCGCCCTGACGCTGCCCCAGGTGCCGGCCCTGACCGGGCTGGATTACGCCAGCGACCGCCTCGCGTACATCAAGCGCGTGGGCTGGGGCTCGGTGAGCAACTACAACAGCCAGTACAACGCCTACGCCGGCACCAGCAGCCCCTACACCGGCCTGGACTGGAGCCGCGACGGCTGCAGCGCCCCCGACGGCCTGGGCCTGGGCTACCGCGAGGACTTCCGCCCGGCGTGCAACGTGCACGACTTTGCCTACCGCAACCTGAAGGTCTACGAGCGCACCGAGGCCAACCGCAAGACCAGCGACGAGGCCTTTCACACCAACATGAAATCCATCTGCGCCGCCAAGAGCTGGTACGCCCGCCCGGCGTGCTACAGCGCGGCCTACGCCTACTACCAGGCCGTGCGTCTGGGCGGCAGCGGCAGCTTCTAAGGCAAAAACTGGCCAGCGGGCGAGTCGGGTTCGACTCGCCCGCTGGCCTATGGACGCGGCCCCCTACGCTGGATTGGTCCAGTAGGCCCAGCGGTGGCCGCCCGGGCAGGTGGCGGTGAACTCGGCGCCGCTCTTGGACAGCCGGGCGGGCTGACCACAGGCCGCGCAGACTGGCTTGGCGGGCGTGTTGCCGCCGCAGTCGGCGCACTTGAGGTAGTAGCCGTATTTGCCGTACTGCACGCTGAGGTTCGCAGACCCACAGGCGCGGCAGGCCACCTCTGGCTGTGGCCGGGCCTGCGCCTGCCGTTCCTGCGAGGTGCGCACCGAAGCTGGCACCGCAGAGGCGGCCTGGGCACGGGGCGCCGGGGTGGGGGGCGCTGCTGGTGCCGATGCCGCCTCGGCCGGGGTGTGGCGGGCGCGCAGGAACGAGGCAATGCCCATCACCTCGGCGGGGGTGGCTTCATAACCGCTGTCCTTAAAATTCAGGGAAAAGACGCTGTTGGCCCGTGCGTAGTACTGTACCAGTTCGCGCACCCGCTCTGGCACCTGATCTGCTTTCAGGACCTCGGCCGGCACATGCTTGCCGCCACGGATGACGCCGCTATCCGAAATGGCAACGAGCACATCTACGTGCATGGTGCCAAATCCCTTTTGCAATTTGCCCAGGAAGATTTTGCCCAGTAACTGCTCAGTGTGGTCATTGAGCAGGGCATGCAGCAGTTGACCCTGACGCCGGGCTTGCAGGATCGGCGAAGGCATCCCGCGCGCCTGACCCTTCCAGTACCGGGCCCATTCGCCGCGTTCGTTGATGCCAATCTGCGCTGTGACGGACTTACTTTCAATGAGGATCACGCCGCAGCGGTGAATGACCAGGTGATCAATCTGCGCGATCTCTTCACCCCGCTGAAGCCTCAAGTCATTCAGCACATGAATGCCCGAGTCTTCTCCAAAGGCTCGTTTCAAGTAATGGGCCATCTGGCGTTCGGCATCATGCCCGGCACGGCGCAGAGGGTCGCTGTGCTGCTGCGCTTCCAGTTCCTTGACGATCATGGTGCCTGCAGCCTAGCGCCCGGCGCTGGGGGCCCACAGGGCGCGGGGTCAGCTCGCGACTGGCACCACAGCGCAGGGTGGGCACCGCCCGGCCCCAGACCCACCGCGTGTCCACGGTGACCGGCCAGTGCCGGGACAGCCAGTCTGGGCTGCAGAAGCCAGAGGTATCAGGCGGCTTCACTGGTCCACACACCCAGCCCGCCAGCAACGGCGAACTGCGGGTGGGCCATCCCGTCCGGCAGCGCGCGAAAGGAACGGCCCCCTTGTCCAAGCCGGACCCGTTCAATTACGGCCTTTCCTCTAGGCCCTGGACCCAGGTAGAACGGGCGCCCCAGAGGACCAGCTTCCTGTGCCTGCCCCGCACCCTCACTGCCCTGTGCTCTCCCCCTCTTCCAGCGCCCAGATATGCTGCGGCGTTTCGCGGCGGCGGATCACGGTCCACGTTCCGCCGTCGTACAGCACCTCGGCGGGCCGGGGGCGGGTGAGGTAGGTGCTGCTCATGGCGGCGCCGTAGGCCCCGGCCTCGCCAATCGCCAGCAGGTCGCCGCTCTGGGGCGCGGCCAGCGACACGTTCCGGGCCAGGATGTCGCCACTTTCACACGCCGGCCCAGCCAGGTCCCAGGGCCCGGTGCCGGGGCGGTCCCACAGCGGGCGCACCGGGTGCTGCGCGCCGTAGAGCATGGGGCGCAGCAGTTCGGTCATGCCGGCGTCCACCAGGGCAAAAGGGCGGCCGGTGACCTTGGTGCCCACCACACGCGTGAGCAGGGTGCCGGCCCCCGCCACCAGATAGCGGCCCGGTTCCACCCACAACTCGGCGCCAAAAGCCGCCGCTGCCGCGTGGGCCTCGCGGGCAATGCCGTGCAGGTCGGCGTCCAGGCTCCAGCCGCCGCCTGCGTCCAGCACCGCCAGTGGCCCGGTGTGGGCGCGCAGGTCGCGCAAGCGGGCAAAGGCCGCCGTGAAATCCCCCGCGTCGCGGATCGCGCTGCCGATATGCACATGCAGCCCCAGCGCCGTGTGCCCGGCGTCCCGCAGGGCCTGCAGAACGCGCGGGGTCTGGTCCGGCGTCACGCCGAATTTGCTGGTGGCGGCGCCCGTGGCCAGATGGTCGTGGGTGCTCACGTTTAGGGCCGGGTTCACCCGCACCAGCACGCGGGCGGCCGGGGGCAGCAGGCGCACCTCCTCTTCCCGGTCCAGGATAAAAGTGGCGCCCAGTTCGGCGCCCAGACGGTACTCGGCGTCCGTTTTGGCCGGGCCATTCACCAGCACATGCTCGCCCCGGGCCCCCAGGTGCGCGGCGCGAGCCAGTTCACCGATGCTGACGCATTCAAAGCCCACATCGGCCGCTTGCAGGCGCCGCAGCAGGGTGAGGTTGGGGTTGGCCTTCATGGCGTAGTGCACCCGGGCCGGGCCAAAGGCCGCGCGCACCCGGGCCAGGGCGGCGTCCAGCTCGGCGGCGTCGTAGACGTACAGCGGGGTGCCGTACTGCTGGGCAGCGGCGTGCAGGGCGGCGTCGGGCAGGCTCATGGGGGCGAGTGTAGCGGGGGTTGACAGCGGCGCGCCCACCGCCCAAACTGGTCAGACCACTGACCACTTTGGTTCTGCCCCGGAGGCCCTGCATGACCCAGCCGCTGCGCCCCGCCCTGCACGCCGAGGAAACGCTGCTTTCCCGGCTGCTGGACGGCACCTATCCCCCCGGCAGCCTGTTGCCGGCCGAACGCGAACTGGCCGCTGGCCTGGGGGTCACCCGCCCCACCCTGCGCGAAGCCCTGCAGCGCCTCGCGCGCGACGGCCTGCTGGAGATCCGCCAGGGCAAACCCACGCGGGTCTGCCACCCGGAAGAAGGCGGGCTGCGGGTGCTGGCCCACCTGTCGCGGGCGGGCGACCTGAGCGGGCTGGTGCCGCAGTTGCTGGACCTGCGCGCGGCGCTGCTGCCGCACTGGATGGCGGCCTCGGCGCGGCTGGACCCGGCGCCGCTGCGCGCGCACCTGGGCGCCCCGCCCGAACCCGGCACCCCGGACGCCCCGCAGGCTTTTACCGCCTTTGACTGGACGGTCCAGAGCCTCGCGGCCCACGGCAGTGGCAATGCGCTGGCGCCGCTGCTGCTGGGCGCCTTCCACGAGGTCTACACCCAGGCCGGGCCCCTGTATTTCCGCGACGTGGCCCGCCAGACCCGTGCCCTGGACCACTACCGCGCCCTGCACGCCGCGCTGGCCCTGGGGCCCGACACCGCGCGCCAGGCCGCGCTGACCACCGCCCTGGACAGCCTGCACCTGTGGCCGGGGGGCACCCATGATTGACCTCTTGCAACGCGCCATTCCGGTCTTCGTGCTGTCGCTGCTGATCGAGTGGGCCGCCTACCGGTTCCTGGGCGACCACGACGAACACGGCGAGCCGAAGATGGGCTACGCCGCGCGCGACACCCTGACCAGCCTCAGCATGGGGATTGGCAACGTGCTGATCAACGTGTTCTGGAAAGCAGTGGTGCTGGGCATCTACACCGCCCTGTACCTGTGGACGCCGCTGCGCCTGCCGTCAGAGGCGTGGTGGGTGTGGGTGCTGCTGTTCTTTCTGGACGACTTTGCCTACTACTGGTTTCACCGGATCAGCCACGAGGTGCGCCTGTTCTGGGCCAGCCATGTGGTGCACCATTCCAGCCAGCACTACAACCTGTCGACCGCCCTGCGCCAGACCTGGGTGCCCATGACCGCCCTGCCCTTCTGGCTGCCGCTGCCGCTGCTGGGCTTTGAACCCTGGATGGTGCTGCTGGCGCAGTCCTGGAACCTGCTGTACCAGTTTTTCGTGCACACCGAGCGCATTGGGCGCCTGCCCCGGCCCATTGAATACGTGTTCAACACGCCCAGCCACCACCGCGCCCACCACGGCAGCAACGACGTGTACCTGGACAAGAACTACGCGGGCATTCTGATCATCTGGGACCGGCTGCTGGGCACCTTTCAGGCCGAAACCGAGCGGGTGCGCTACGGGCTGGTGCACAACATCAACACCTACCACCCGGTCCGCGTGGCCTTTCACGAATTCGCGGCCCTGTGGCGCGATGTGAAAGGGGCCCGCACCTGGCGCGACCGCCTCAACTATCTGCTGCGCCCCCCCGGCTGGCGGCCAAGACAGGACGGGTAGAGCGGGAACAGGGAGAACGTGACCGGCGGCGAAGAAGCCGCCGTCTTTCTTGCCTGCACCTTTGATGCGCCTTTGAACAACGCCCGGGTGGCCGGCACCTCCACGACAGGTGGGCGGCGCACTGGGTGCAGCTGGCGACCTGCCGCCCCTGTACTTCACGCCTGACCGAGCTCCACGACAGGTGGGCGGCGCACTAGGTGCAGCTGGGGTCCGGCTCTCCCCTGATCCGGCCCTGACAAAGCCTCTGTCAGAGCGTCAGCCCCTTCATGAAAGAGGTCTGGCAACAGAAGAGAAAAGCGGGATAAGGGCGAAGGCCGAGAGGCCCGTTCACCAATTCTCCCATTCAGAGCGGTTTTTTGCTCAAAAGATTTTACCGAACGCTGGCAGCCGCCCCTACCTCTTGCACCACCACAGCGCCCGAGTTCCCCCATGTGTTCATTCTTGCCCAATCTGTCTCATGTCAGAGGGTTGTGAGCGCCCAGGCGGCATCTTTCGTGCACTTCGTTTCGAGATGACTCAGGCGAAGAGGTGCGTTGATCTCTGTCCTGTAATCCGGGCACCTCGGGCAGAGGGAGCAAGTGGTGCGACCGACTCGGCGCGCAATTCGTGGACAGGCCACGAAACGCCCTTGTCTGTAAGAAAGGGAGATCATCATGAACAAGATCAATGTGATTCTGGCGGCTCTGGCTCTGTGCTCCACCACTCCTGTTCTGGCAGCGGCAACTGCCGCCACCCAGTCCACCACCGTGACCGCCACCAACAGCGGCACCGATACCCTGAGTGTGACGGGCAACCTCTCGGTGGACTTTGTGAACGCTGAGTTCGGCACGACCGCGCAGGCCGCCGGCAGTGCCAGCGTGGCTTACGAAACCCAGGACAACACTGCCGATGGCGACCGCTCGATCACCGTGTCGCTGGCGCTGGCCGGCGGCCTCACCAGCCTGCCCGCTGGCATGACCATCAGCCTGACGCCCACGGTGGGCACAGCCGCTGCAGGCAACGGCGGCACGGGCGCCGCGGTGAACTTCAGCGGCAACAACTTCGCGGCCCAGAACCTGATCACGGGCATTGCCCAGTTCACGACCGGCGGCACCGCCAACGTGGCCTACTCGGTGACCGCCACGCGCGGCTTCGAGAACTTTACGGGCACGCTGACCTACACCATCGGCACCGGCCTGTAAGCGCAACACACACCCACCAGCGGGGAAAGGGGCCACCGGCACTTTCCCCGGTTTTCTTGAGGTTCTGGCATGAAGAAGCTTGCTGTTCTGGCCACCTTAATCAGCCTGGGCGCCGCCCGGGCGCAGGTGCAGGTCACCAGCCCCCTGGTGGTCGAGCACACCGCCAGCCCCAACACCACGCTGGAGGGCTCACTGACCCTGAGCAATACGGGCGCCGCCCCGGTGCAGACCCAGCTCTCGCTGGGCGACGTGCGGTCGGACGCCAAGGCGGGCACGGCTTACCTGAAACCCGGCGCCCTGGAGCGCAGCAACACGGACTGGATCAAATTTTCCAGCACGCTGGTCACGGTGCCCGCAAAGGGCAAGGTGACCGTGCCCTACCGCATTCAGGTGCCCCGGAATGCCGCCCCAGGCAGCCACTGGGGTGTGGTGTTCGTGACCCCGGTGACCGGCAGTGGCGCAGCGGCCCCCACCCGGCCCAACAGCCTGAGCCTGCAGCAGGTCACCCGGTATGCCGTGCAGGTGGTCGTGCAGGTGCCCGGTGGCCAGAGCCAGCTGAAGTTCCAGGACCCCCAGCTGGGCCGCTCGGGGAGCGGCATGCAGCTGAATGTCACCCTGAGCAATACAGGCACGCGCCTGGCCGTGCCCACCACCCGGGCCGAGATCTACGACGCCAGCGGCAAACTGGTGCAGAAGATCGCGGGCCGCCCCCGCCGCGTGTACCCCGGCATGAGTGTGCTCGAAACCTATGCCATCACGGGTCTGCCCGCTGGTAAGTACCAGATTCTGGTGCTGGCCGACGACAAGAACGCAGAACTGGTGGGCGCGCGGTACGCCTTCACGGTGAACTGAATGACCGGGCGCGCGCTGGTGCTGCTGGGGTTGCTGCTGGGTGTGGGGGCCCAGGCGGTCACCGTGACGCCCCCACCAGCCCCGCTGACCGCCGAGGCGCGCACGCCGCTGACCTTTGCGCTGACACTGGACAATCCCTCGGCTGAGGTCGAACGCGGCACCCTGCGCCTGGACCTGCCCCCTGGATGGTCGCTGC
Encoded here:
- a CDS encoding nuclease-related domain-containing protein, yielding MIVKELEAQQHSDPLRRAGHDAERQMAHYLKRAFGEDSGIHVLNDLRLQRGEEIAQIDHLVIHRCGVILIESKSVTAQIGINERGEWARYWKGQARGMPSPILQARRQGQLLHALLNDHTEQLLGKIFLGKLQKGFGTMHVDVLVAISDSGVIRGGKHVPAEVLKADQVPERVRELVQYYARANSVFSLNFKDSGYEATPAEVMGIASFLRARHTPAEAASAPAAPPTPAPRAQAASAVPASVRTSQERQAQARPQPEVACRACGSANLSVQYGKYGYYLKCADCGGNTPAKPVCAACGQPARLSKSGAEFTATCPGGHRWAYWTNPA
- a CDS encoding TetR/AcrR family transcriptional regulator; the protein is MTVPPLSVPAAPDTTRARIQQEAARLFVQSGYHGVSMREVAEAVGVTKPALYHHYADKEALFLAMLEGTLAGLSRLVQSAEAQVGIRLQLDTLVYELLASAPEQRVGLQLAGELRHVSPERRAAFEQHYRQVWVGGLTALFEAASARGELRADVPPALLTRAFLALTYPLVTGTPPADPQGTARALLAIFLDGAARR
- a CDS encoding S41 family peptidase gives rise to the protein MPTTLRRVLAAALLTLSVAQASPATDLFRAATDSVRQRYFGWSTANLDDLSRTYAAQLDTLCAPQGDSCSYDTGRAVLTELFTAYGDPHTNVRDPEAAERLREIQRGAAVFRTGARLSRIEGGLLVVAVMPRSPAERAGLRLFDLITTVNGEAAGKRDGQNAPVGPTEFVRLERAGAPIAVTVRRAGQPEQTLTLDTERLQARDEPTLSWTGTDGRVALITYPSFLPADAAELFLARVRDAQRQGARALIVDLRYNGGGSLPECVAAASVFGPVEYRTRYQVGGWVYAGRGGEEARPGDRQRPGGAVWSGPAAVLVGPGTASCAEVFTFYAQRAGVLAVGEPTKGVGNSGVIFRDLPDGGVVAVTILRAYGPDDRPLPERVQPDLLAPTDLQRLTQTGQDSTLDAALGALDAQGQTPGR
- a CDS encoding NAD(P)H-dependent oxidoreductase subunit E, coding for MGPPEGEAHVLPVTRLEICTEHLSIDQREELLDAVWTALRISPGMVTADGNVELVLSQCGGLARPEDAPLVRVNDLEYRNVTPGRLVTLMRRWVR
- the lysA gene encoding diaminopimelate decarboxylase, producing MSLPDAALHAAAQQYGTPLYVYDAAELDAALARVRAAFGPARVHYAMKANPNLTLLRRLQAADVGFECVSIGELARAAHLGARGEHVLVNGPAKTDAEYRLGAELGATFILDREEEVRLLPPAARVLVRVNPALNVSTHDHLATGAATSKFGVTPDQTPRVLQALRDAGHTALGLHVHIGSAIRDAGDFTAAFARLRDLRAHTGPLAVLDAGGGWSLDADLHGIAREAHAAAAAFGAELWVEPGRYLVAGAGTLLTRVVGTKVTGRPFALVDAGMTELLRPMLYGAQHPVRPLWDRPGTGPWDLAGPACESGDILARNVSLAAPQSGDLLAIGEAGAYGAAMSSTYLTRPRPAEVLYDGGTWTVIRRRETPQHIWALEEGESTGQ
- a CDS encoding phospholipase A2 — encoded protein: MRRTLVPAVVLSSVLAACGQTTPGVQGAADSAVAAYAARPELQDAGSQAILARYGNDPGLLASLQEAYGERPAALTLPQVPALTGLDYASDRLAYIKRVGWGSVSNYNSQYNAYAGTSSPYTGLDWSRDGCSAPDGLGLGYREDFRPACNVHDFAYRNLKVYERTEANRKTSDEAFHTNMKSICAAKSWYARPACYSAAYAYYQAVRLGGSGSF
- a CDS encoding SDR family oxidoreductase — translated: MSEQTLTGRTVAVTGASKGIGRAVVQALTGQGARVLGGARDVTGLTEPGAEFLPLDVTDPASVQAFAARARELGAGALVNNAGVGSFVPVQDITPEEYRRVMDTNVLGTILTTGALIEHFQARHAQGLGSQVVNVTSDVSGRTFANGALYTASKFAQRAVTHALAYEGQSYGLRVTEIRPGMVDTYFGDTQQGEAYKAAWLRPEDVAQAVVYALSAPAHLRVDEVLLHPTVQEVAYP
- a CDS encoding TerC family protein; the encoded protein is MESLFGWITQPEAWLAFGTLLLLEVVLGIDNVIFISILAGKLPPDQQQRARTIGLLAAMLMRLALLFSISWIYSLKAELFTLLGMGFSGRDLILIFGGLFLLYKAVKEMHEQLEGPGAHHEGPTAGRVAGANFAAIIGQIMLLDIVFSLDSVITAVGMADDLGVMVAAVVVTVLIMLVAARPIGDFVQAHPTVKMLALAFLLLIGVNLIADGFGFKIPKGYTYFAMGFAIAVELLNLRVRRGKAVALHETGRHPDAH
- a CDS encoding class I SAM-dependent rRNA methyltransferase — encoded protein: MKKSPTVTLKPQAVRRIAGRYPFGHSGDIAHADDGLAPGEVVNVRGPDSAKVIARGYFNPQGATPLRLLTWQDEDVDLKFYRARVRAALARRAGRIVGTDALRVLHAEADGLPGVVADQFGSVLGVQLRNAGVERHRELIVRALKEETGAQSAYERSDTGERRKEGLDLVTGTLWGEVPARVEFFEDDLTLHFAPMDAQKTGFFLDQRDNRRLMRALVRPGAGFLDVYSYTGGFSLHAARAGAQAVAVDKDNVALGALEGAARSNGLSVGVRWGDALEQLAALEKEKRTFSAAVLDPPTLAKRRDDVPRAKRIFTDGAARALRMLEMGGHLLISTCAHYIRVDDLLDAARVAAAEAGTDAEVVAVTYQPADHPHRLSVPESLYLKSILLQKG